The following are from one region of the Malassezia vespertilionis chromosome 4, complete sequence genome:
- the MOT1 gene encoding TATA-binding protein-associated factor mot1 (COG:A; TransMembrane:2 (o1086-1107i1162-1178o); BUSCO:EOG092602I6; EggNog:ENOG503NU0Z), which yields MGSPATRLDRLVSLLDIGSNQSIRSTAAVQLGQIAALRIRGAGTTNDAPTKAEDEHEEYGAPNSSAPAYRGVLGEWDGIISLLTRVVPLLLSKSWETRNAAGQAIYQICHAAGVWDPDGTDTAPGAVEETPCDGLHFADFNLAQTLAAGTKLLASAGKEYDVPELLSKERLQHAKKNLLGKLGLGFGAEDVDVGVDMDVELQMAAPKEEAKAEPEFEPEPEPEPEGRALSARERNQLKRRRKNEAKQGTPRTASNPVLKNVQPGKRHKSDPDAPETPASSGDTASLQAKPGEWPFRALTELLSVELFSPTWESRHGAALGLREIFRTQGSGGGKKMGESLDTNTNLHHAWAEDLAVRLLCVFALDRLGDFVFDQVVAPVRETASQTLAQLLPHISEDLVHATHNVLLEMIRQDSVREANLVGNGQRNGYIWEVRHAGLLGLKYEVAVRFDLLRNDAEKHSVADGMVADVVDVVMLGLRDDDDDVRAVAAATLLPITQQIVEQHLDLVLRLLEQLWACISDMKDDLSSSTGGVMDLLSSLYSYPQVLALAQRGAGAVQLTALIPKLFVFFRHTITSVRLAVLHAINAFLQADAFDHSWLDDRLVRLLFQNMIVEERAPIRETTWEVWEQVLKILSVDPAHFANVVLLHIPTLFKIVMMPIGAPIDYALFYVPARTGAGARIEHDIDKGILSQDLTLVGVDTVIRGRLGAATALGEVLAKLQNAEEGACALLHTYLGSQSALQKCLSAVVVQRWAELEANPPQFLEEHARMKELHGMLLTLLDASTPLTYSEMAVMVQRMQHDCQTLLNMFVRDGKLARDKVPAVPALSIDAIQTFCASTYPTLEASLGAKSREKALPHLQEQRTKILRAVQRYQTTKETQDILVFSAVATAVIAWQVLPAKLNPVIRSVMNSVKYEENKDLQARSAAAIADFIALCGRSAIKVNPSGKIVKNLCAFVCQDTSNTPVYSTAKTAGDRIYTLATLQPPTKAKGKLSEVEEDASLELGKLIRRGANMALMNTCTKFGASLWQVVPALWACSAKPLFDTFSDTHTAAQIPGCDDLGQAVLDACSVLEAIVPHVDCALYPDLIPLLSILVLVITSPVAVIRAAGARCFAALSRSVMEPSMHTLVEEIVPMLGDASSLVHRQGAIEAISQTVRGLDDRLLPYVIFLVVPVLGRMSDSDQDVRLLATNTFAELVKLVPLVQNLPDPPGFPARLLERRQAEQEFLSQLLDGSKVKPYEVPVEMKAELRKYQLDGVSWMAFLAKYQLHGILCDDMGLGKTLQSITLLSSKHYERDQRWQATHAPDATPTPSLIVCPPTLIGHWVHEIRQYSPNLKPLMYAGYPAERARLQTQISRYDAVIMSYDVVRNDVEALSAFSWFYCILDEGHVISSPKTKTTRAVKRISALHRMILSGTPIQNNVLELWSLFDFLMPGFLGTEYVFHERFAKPVLACRNGKPSAAEQEAATFALEALHKQIVPFLLRRLKEDVLDDLPPKIIQDVECDLGEMQKRLYDDFVRSKAREHVEDALEEEKQDSAPGRQHVFQTLQYLRKLANHPCLVLDKQDSVQAKMLVQINDTRGTLAGLAHAPKLQALRQLLLDCGIGTERETLSLSASDAGVAQHRVLIFCQMRQMLDVIENDLFKNLMKSVSYLRLDGSVSTEKRHGIVQRFNADPSIDALLLTTSVGGLGLTLTGADTVIFVEHDWNPMRDLQAMDRAHRLGQKKVVNVYRLITRNTLESKIMGLQQFKMNVANSVVTQQNKGMELMDTDQILDLFDTQPEAHDDRPGKVKGISQKALLASLENMPDVEEEEYASMTTWTPDV from the coding sequence ATGGGATCGCCAGCGACGAGACTGGACCGGCTCGTGTCCCTCTTGGACATCGGCTCGAACCAGTCGATCCGCTCCACGGCTGCTGTACAGCTGGGACAaatcgccgcgctgcgtatccgcggcgcaggcactaCAAACGATGCCCCGACAAAAGCTGAAGACGAGCACGAGGagtacggcgcgccaaatTCAAGCGCGCCCGCGTATCgtggcgtgcttggcgaaTGGGACGGGATTATCTCTTTATTAACCCGCGTCGTTCCACTCCTGCTTTCCAAGAGCTGGGAGACACGCAATGCTGCGGGCCAGGCCATCTACCAAATTTGCCACGCAGCTGGCGTCTGGGATCCGGACGGCACAGACACTGCGCCTGGTGCTGTGGAAGAGACGCCGTGCGATGGGCTGCACTTTGCCGATTTTAATCTCGCACAGACCCTTGCCGCGGGCACGAAACTGCTTGCGTCTGCAGGCAAAGAGTACGATGTGCCCGAGCTGCTGAGCAAAGAGCGCCTCCAGCATGCAAAAAAGAATTTGCTAGGCAAGCTTGGGCTTGGTTTTGGCGCCGAAGACGTCGACGTCGGCGTCGATATGGACGTGGAGCTCCAAATGGCCGCGCCGAAAGAGGAAGCCAAGGCAGAGCCCGAGTTCGAGCCCGAGCCCGAGCCCGAGCCAGAAGGCCGAGCGctgagcgcgcgcgagcgcaaccAGCTGaagcgcaggcgcaagaACGAGGCCAAACAGGGCACGCcacgcacggcaagcaACCCCGTCTTGAAAAATGTCCAGCCCGGCAAGCGGCACAAGTCGGACCCCGACGCGCCGGAAACACCGGCCTCGTCTGGAGACACGGCCTCGCTGCAGGCAAAGCCGGGAGAGTGGCCGTTCCGAGCGCTCACTGAGCTGCTCAGCGTCGAGCTTTTTAGTCCTACCTGGGAGtcgcgccacggcgcagcactggGCCTGCGCGAAATTTTCCGCACGcaaggcagcggcggcggaaaAAAGATGGGCGAGTCGCTGGATACCAACACAAATTTGCACCATGCGTGGGCCGAAGACCTCGCTGTGCGTCTTTTGTGTGTGTTTGCTTTGGACCGACTCGGCGATTTTGTGTTTGACCAAGTGgtcgcgcctgtgcgcgaAACTGCATCGCAaacgcttgcacagctcctGCCGCACATTAGCGAGGATTTGGTCCATGCAACGCACAACGTGCTGTTGGAAATGATCCGGCAGGACagtgtgcgcgaggcgaaTCTCGTCGGCAATGGACAGCGGAATGGGTACATTTGGGAAGTCCGCCATGCAGGCCTCTTGGGCCTCAAGTACGAGGTTGCTGTCCGCTTTGatctgctgcgcaacgacgcGGAGAAACACAGTGTCGCCGACGGTATGGTCGCCGACGTCGTCGATGTAGTTATGCTTGGATTGCgtgacgacgacgacgatgtaCGTGCCGTTGCTGCTGCCACGCTGCTGCCCATTACGCAGCAGATTGTGGAGCAGCATCTCGACCTTGTCCTGCggctcctcgagcagctaTGGGCGTGTATTAGCGATATGAAAGACGATTTATCGAGCAGCACCGGCGGCGTTATGGATCTGCTCTCGTCTCTCTATAGCTACCCCCAAGttctcgcgcttgcgcagcgcggtgctggtgcAGTACAGCTCACTGCCCTCATTCCCAAGCTGTTTGTCTTTTTCCGGCACACAATCACCAGCGTGCGTCTTGCTGTGCTCCACGCGATAAATGCGTTTTTACAAGCGGACGCATTCGACCATAGCTGGCTGGACGACCGCCTTGTGCGCCTCCTCTTCCAAAACATGATTGTCGAAGAGCGAGCGCCCATCCGCGAAACGACGTGGGAGGTGTGGGAGCAAGTTTTGAAAATATTGTCGGTCGACCCAGCGCACTTTGCGAACGTTGTCTTGTTGCATATTCCCACTCTGTTCAAGATTGTCATGATGCCGATCGGTGCGCCGATCGACTACGCGCTGTTTTACGTGCCCGCCCGCAccggcgcaggcgcacgaATCGAGCACGATATAGACAAAGGGATTCTCTCCCAGGACCTGACGCTTGTCGGCGTCGACACCGTCATTCGCGGCCgactcggcgctgcaaCAGCActcggcgaggtgctggCCAAGCTACAAAATGCAGAAGAAGGCGCGTGTGCATTGTTGCATACCTACCTTGGCTCGCAAtccgcgctgcaaaaatgCCTCTCGGCTGtcgtcgtgcagcgctgggcAGAGCTGGAAGCGAATCCGCCCCAGTTTCTTGAAGAGCACGCACGCATGAAAGAGCTGCACGGAATGCTCCtcacgctgctcgacgcatCTACCCCCCTTACCTACTCAGAAATGGCAGTCatggtgcagcgcatgcagcacgaTTGCCAAACACTGCTCAACatgtttgtgcgcgacggGAAGCTCGCCAGAGACAAGGTTCCAGCCGTCCCTGCGCTCTCCATCGACGCCATCCAAACATTTTGTGCGTCGACGTACCCCACACTCGAGGCCAGCCTCggcgccaagtcgcgcgaaaaagcgcTTCCCCACCTgcaagagcagcgcaccaagattctgcgcgcggtgcagcgctacCAGACGACGAAAGAAACGCAAGACATTCTTGTTTTCTCTGCTGTCGCCACCGCGGTGATTGCATGGCAAGTACTTCCCGCGAAGCTGAATCCCGTGATTCGGAGTGTGATGAACAGCGTCAAATACGAAGAGAACAAGGatttgcaggcgcgcagtgctgctgCGATTGCCGACTTTATTGCGCTTTGCGGCCGCTCCGCGATCAAGGTGAATCCAAGCGGAAAGATTGTGAAGAACTTGTGCGCTTTTGTGTGTCAAGACACGAGCAACACGCCGGTATACAGCACCGCCAAGACCGCGGGCGATCGCATCTACACACTTGCCACCCTACAGCCGCCCACGAAGGCAAAAGGGAAGCTGAGCGAGGTAGAGGAAGATGCctcgctcgagctcggcaagctgatccggcgcggcgccaacaTGGCGCTCATGAATACCTGCACCAAGTTTGGTGCATCGCTCTGGCAGGTCGTGCCGGCCCTGTGGGCGTGCTCCGCAAAGCCCCTCTTTGACACGTTTTCCGACACGCACACTGCTGCACAGATTCCCGGGTGTGACGATCTCGGTCAGGCTGTGCTTGATGCCTGCTCCGTGCTCGAGGCGATTGTGCCGCATGTGGACTGCGCCCTATACCCCGACCTTATTCCACTCCTCTCTATCCTTGTCCTGGTCATCACGAGCCCCGTCGCTGTAATTCGTGCCGCAGGCGCACGGTGCTTTGCCGCACTTTCGCGCTCGGTCATGGAGCCTAgcatgcacacgctcgtcgaggaAATTGTGCCCATGCTTGGCGACGCGTCTAGCCTGGTTCATCGCCAGGGCGCCATCGAAGCCATCTCCCAAAccgtgcgcggcttggacgACCGGCTGCTTCCCTATGTGATTTTCCTCGTGGTCCCTGTGCTGGGCCGTATGAGCGATAGCGACCAAGACGTGCGCTTGCTTGCGACCAACACATTTGCCGAGCTTGTAAAGCTCGTGCCGCTAGTCCAAAACTTGCCAGATCCGCCCGGTTTCCCGGCGCGGCttctcgagcgccgccaggcAGAGCAAGAGTTTTTgtcgcagctgctcgacggcAGTAAAGTTAAGCCGTACGAGGTGCCTGTGGAGATGAAGGCCGAGTTGCGCAAGTACCAGCTGGACGGCGTGAGCTGGATGGCATTCCTGGCCAAGTACCAACTTCATGGGATTCTCTGTGACGATATGGGGCTCGGCAAAACGCTGCAATCCATCACGCTTCTCTCGAGCAAGCACTATGAGCGCGACCAGCGATGGCAAGCGACGCATGCACCCGACGCGACGCCAACGCCGTCCTTGATTGTCTGCCCGCCCACACTGATTGGCCACTGGGTCCACGAGATCCGGCAGTACTCCCCAAACCTCAAGCCGCTTATGTATGCTGGCTATCCAGCCGAGCGAGCCCGGCTCCAAACACAAATTTCCCGGTACGACGCGGTGATTATGTCGTACGATGTCGTGCGCAACGACGTCGAAGCGCTCTCCGCCTTTTCCTGGTTCTACTGCATCCTCGACGAAGGGCATGTGATCAGCAGCCCCAAGACAAaaacgacgcgcgcggtgAAGCGCATcagtgcgctgcaccgcatGATTCTCTCCGGCACGCCGATCCAGAACAATGTGCTGGAGCTGTGGAGCCTGTTTGACTTTTTGATGCCGGGCTTCCTCGGGACCGAGTATGTATTCCacgagcgctttgccaAGCCTGTGCTTGCGTGCCGCAACGGAAAgccgagcgctgcagagcagGAAGCTGCGACGTttgcgctggaagcgctgcacaagcagATCGTGCCgtttttgctgcgccgtctCAAGGAGGATGTGCTTGATGACCTTCCCCCCAAGATCATCCAGGATGTCGAGTGCGACTTGGGTGAGATGCAAAAGCGGCTGTACGACGACTTTGTGCGGTCCAAGGCGCGAGAGCATGTTGAAGATGCCTTGGAGGAGGAGAAGCAGGacagcgcgccgggcaGGCAACACGTCTTCCAGACGCTGCAGtacctgcgcaagctcgccaatCATCCGTGCCTTGTGCTCGACAAGCAAGACAGCGTGCAGGCCAAGATGCTCGTGCAAATCAATGacacgcgcggcacactTGCCGGACTTGCACATGCGCCCAagctgcaagcgctgcgccagctcTTGCTGGACTGCGGAATCGgcaccgagcgcgagacgcTGTCGCTCTCCGCGTCCGACGCtggcgtggcgcagcaccgcgtcTTGATCTTTTGCCAGATGCGGCAGATGCTCGACGTGATTGAGAACGACTTGTTCAAGAATTTAATGAAGAGCGTCTCGTACCTCCGCCTCGACGGCAGTGTCAGCACCGAGAAGCGCCATGGAATTGTGCAGAGGTTCAATGCGGATCCCAGCATTGATGCACTGCTGCTCACCACCTCCGTTGGCGGCCTTGGACTGACGCTTACCGGTGCAGATACCGTCATCTTTGTGGAGCACGACTGGAACCCGATGCGGGATTTACAGGCCATGGACCGAGCACACCGCCTCGGGCAGAAAAAGGTGGTGAATGTCTACCGCTTGATTACACGCAACACGCTCGAGTCCAAGATTATGGGGCTGCAGCAGTTCAAGATGAATGTGGCGAATTCGGTGGTGACCCAGCAGAACAAAGGCATGGAGCTCATGGACACGGACCAGATTTTGGATCTGTTTGATACGCAGCCAGAGGCGCACGACGACCGGCCTGGAAAGGTCAAAGGCATCAGCCAAaaggcgctgcttgcaaGCCTCGAAAACATGCCGGATGTCGAAGAGGAAGAATACGCATCCATGACAACTTGGACGCCCGATGTGTAG
- a CDS encoding uncharacterized protein (EggNog:ENOG503P1T7; BUSCO:EOG09264ZWF; COG:O) — protein MVLLTTSDNEHFTVDRDVAERSILIKQMIEDIGETDQPIPLPNVSSSVLAKVLEYCSHHRNDPPTTGDEMDEMRRRATDISEWDAKFIQVDQEMLFEIILAANYLDIKSLLDIGCKTVANMIKGKQPEEIRKLFNIHNDFTPEEEAQIRRENEWAEDR, from the exons ATGGTGCTGCTCACGACGTCGGACAATGAGCATTTCACAGTGGACCGTGATGTTGCGGAGCGCTCAATTCTTATCAAGCAGATGATTGAGGATATTGGCGAGACGGACCAGCCTATTCCGCTGCCAAATGTTTCGTCATCGGTGCTGGCCAAG GTGCTTGAGTACTGCAGTCATCACAGGAACGATCCGCCGACGACCGGAGATGAGATGGATGAAATGcgtcgtcgcgcgacgGATATTTCCGAGTGGGACGCCAAGTTTATCCAAGTCGACCAGGAAATGCTGTTCGAGATTATTCTCGCTGCCAACTATCTGGATATCAAGAGTCTTTTGGATATCGGATGCAAGACTGT GGCAAACATGATCAAAGGCAAGCAGCCCGAAGAGATCCGCAAGCTATTCAACATTCACAACGACTTTACCCCCGAAGAGGAAGCGCAGATTCGGCGCGAAAAC GAATGGGCCGAGGATCGCTAG